From a single Sphaeramia orbicularis chromosome 4, fSphaOr1.1, whole genome shotgun sequence genomic region:
- the dpt gene encoding dermatopontin — MNRALLVLALSLLATVAAQYHDHHDMQDMDWVNGYRQGFNFQCPHGEVLVAIRSYFSARDGSDRLWSFECQPTPEGLGEPTDCWWDDINRAGMEWTSTCTRNGLVAGVQSKYFESVLDREWQFYCCYYKRRCPYSCMKTTDIPEYYREEGELVIPSYGYFIRGAQTTFSGVLRDRQWKYILCRMTDFDCEFDNL, encoded by the exons ATGAATCGTGCTCTGCTCGTGTTGGCGTTGTCTCTGCTGGCCACGGTGGCAGCCCAGTACCATGACCACCACGACATGCAAGATATGGACTGGGTCAACGGCTACCGACAGGGCTTCAACTTCCAGTGTCCCCATGGGGAAGTCCTCGTGGCCATCAGGAGCTACTTTAGCGCGAGGGATGGTTCGGATCGTCTGTGGTCTTTTGAGTGCCAGCCCACACCGGAGGGTCTAGGGGAGCCCACTGACTGCTGGTGGGATGACATCAACCGTGCTGGGATGGAATG GACATCAACATGCACTCGTAACGGTCTGGTAGCAGGAGTCCAAAGCAAGTACTTTGAGTCTGTTCTTGACCGTGAATGGCAGttctactgctgctactacaaaCGCCGCTGTCCCTACTCCTGCAT GAAGACCACGGACATCCCAGAATACTACAGAGAGGAGGGCGAGCTGGTTATCCCTAGTTATGGCTACTTCATCCGAGGCGCCCAGACCACCTTCAGTGGAGTGCTAAG AGATCGGCAGTGGAAGTACATCCTGTGCAGGATGACAGACTTTGACTGTGAATTTGACAATTTATAG